The Henckelia pumila isolate YLH828 chromosome 2, ASM3356847v2, whole genome shotgun sequence genome includes a window with the following:
- the LOC140881137 gene encoding uncharacterized protein isoform X1: MATSGEGEATAAATSGAGGKFRKITFRRGHRPTTPYDRPPAPVRGIDSHNKGRNDSGSLFAKLVVDPASKLINYGAHRFLASVFRKRLPPTPPQPTEVNGDLIAEPHEVVSNDQSGAQKPEGGEFTQPLNSSSGSGISELEQLLNQKTFSRSEVDHLIELLQSRAVESSIRSEGQRTEKVVLDSGRHPIASRPLEENINKGDRSQGVMSTPIINSRVIDDDLPSPAELAKAYMGSRPSKLSPSMLGTRSLSENGFVTPESRGRLAIYSMARTPYSRNHPHSIQKGIRLTNIGNAGSSVSSYNSLVEQNEKFESKPLALKRKNSVLDDDLGSVGLIRRIRQKPNLLASKTSVTASGMESGSGSVLVSSKQKLPLIVKRSVSHTVGENQDDSNPSASYTHIPSRSSEVAARILQHLEKMTPKEKSPDSKLIKLRDKSPLRLTSSMLGGQAVKIKEDVVSPQLLLNIQDGQKMEDASTAVKNDVVDSLKAPGPDSETAHSIVKKGIPQPPLEERAFRMNAQEDDRANFYEIASGRLAEGKIPNDIPFVDNDALVTKEPMLLKANNQPKAVIPSGHNSNKTTKSGTFGGHMIGLGNGGTIFPPLSAAIQSEVNPHSGDLFGKLKGTKDLPPSSQFSSRTIDKFSPLPSGSSNGITVLKSENSSSLVNVLPSATGSQLVIPKSDQSGLLHPLKAGDANGKSSTALNGPLVLSSPAISLAAISSCDTNQISTASYGVFNPSTSIASFGSNGNGTSTSAAISGSLFGSNVSPSVFGEPVATFGAFVDPTTTVSAALTDNDSALVDLKTKAEKEPNFVSSSGKHSAYASFTAANSGSGASGLDTSASYSSANDLHRSPFAGANKFLVSGVETVSQSTSTQSVSSVFLPSSNMNCSISFGTSSSNSQFAQHQTLGFNSSPFSSDSIAVASISEPAKSLFGSAGSSVMTSVPNTASSFSSGASGIFKFDASSLVPSSFPNTASSFSSGASDIFKHGASNFLSSNTTPSNVFGSTSPFMGFSFGASSATFAPTSANPAVFNSTTSSSSPFFQFGAASPAMISPTPSPNITQPMFGNGPCSSAVSPGNGDQMNTDDSMAEDPVQYSAPSIPVFGQPAVSPSPSGFVFGSTVAPPANPFAFGGQQNQVTPQNPSPFQGSGGSFSLGSGGGDKSTRKFIKANRNKNRKK, from the exons ATGGCAACATCAGGCGAAGGCGAAGCCACAGCCGCCGCCACTTCCGGTGCCGGGGGTAAGTTTCGTAAAATTACTTTTCGTAGAGGGCACCGCCCAACTACGCCTTACGATCGGCCCCCCGCCCCTGTGCGAGGAATTGATAGTCATAACAAAGGTAGAAACGATAGTGGTAGCCTGTTCGCGAAGCTTGTGGTGGACCCTGCATCCAAGCTTATAAACTACGGTGCCCACCGCTTCTTAGCCTCAGTTTTTCGCAAGCGCCTCCCTCCGACGCCTCCGCAGCCTACAG AGGTAAATGGTGACTTGATCGCTGAGCCTCATGAGGTAGTTTCTAAT GATCAAAGTGGTGCACAAAAGCCTGAAGGCGGTGAATTCACCCAGCCTTTAAATAGTTCAAGTGGCAGTGGGATCTCTGAACTCGAGCAACTGCTGAACCAGAAGACCTTCAGCAG GTCTGAGGTTGACCATTTGATAGAACTATTGCAATCAAGGGCTGTAGAATCTTCTATCAGATCCGAAGGTCAAAGAACCGAGAAGGTGGTATTAGATTCTGGAAGGCATCCGATTGCCAGTCGTCCATTGGAAGAAAACATAAATAAGGGAGATAGATCTCAAGGAGTTATGTCAACTCCGATTATTAATTCTAGA GTCATTGATGATGATCTGCCTTCTCCTGCTGAACTAGCCAAAGCTTACATGGGAAGTAGACCTTCCAAATTATCACCGTCAATGTTAGGAACGCGAAGTTTATCAG AGAATGGTTTTGTAACGCCGGAGTCTCGAGGAAGACTGGCTATTTACAGCATGGCCCGCACCCCATATTCTAGAAATCATCCACATTCTATCCAAAAG GGAATTCGATTAACTAATATTGGTAATGCTGGGTCATCAGTGTCATCATATAATTCGCTAGTGGAGCAGAATGAAAAATTTGAGTCTAAACCCTTG GCCTTAAAGCGGAAGAATTCAGTATTAGATGATGATCTTGGATCTGTTGGTCTAATTCGGAGAATCAGACAGAAACCTAACCTATTAGCTTCTAAAACTTCTGTTACTGCCAGTGGAATGGAAAGCGGTTCTGGTTCTGTGCTTGTTTCTTCAAAACAGAAGCTACCTTTAATTGTTAAACGTAGTGTCTCACACACTGTTGGGGAGAATCAGGATGACAGCAACCCAAGTGCAAGTTATACTCATATTCCTTCCAGATCCAGTGAGGTGGCTGCTAGAATTTTGCAGCATCTTGAAAAGATGACTCCAAAGGAAAAGTCACCTGATTCCAAGTTAATTAAGTTGCGGGATAAATCTCCTCTTAGATTGACATCCAGTATGCTTGGCGGACAAGCTGTAAAGATCAAGGAGGATGTTGTGTCTCCGCAGTTGCTTCTGAATATTCAAGATGGACAAAAAATGGAGGATGCGTCCACTGCAGTGAAGAATGATGTTGTGGACTCCTTGAAAGCTCCTGGGCCTGATAGCGAAACTGCTCATTCTATTGTTAAAAAAGGGATTCCTCAACCTCCTCTTGAGGAGAGAGCTTTTAGGATGAATGCACAAGAG GATGATCGTGCCAATTTTTATGAGATTGCATCTGGACGATTGGCTGAAGGAAAAATACCAAATGACATTCCTTTTGTTGACAATGATGCCTTAGTTACCAAAGAACCCATGCTTCTGAAAGCAAATAATCAGCCAAAAGCTGTAATTCCTTCAGgtcataattcaaacaaaacaACCAAAAGTGGCACTTTTGGTGGGCACATGATTGGACTAGGAAATGGTGGCACCATTTTTCCTCCTCTAAGTGCAGCAATCCAATCTGAAGTTAATCCTCATTCAGGTGATTTGTTTGGAAAACTAAAGGGAACCAAGGATTTGCCTCCCTCGTCTCAATTCAGCTCTAGGACTATTGATAAATTTTCCCCTTTGCCTTCTGGATCAAGCAACGGAATTACAGTCCTGAAATCAGAAAACTCCAGCAG CTTGGTTAATGTTCTTCCTTCTGCAACTGGCTCGCAGTTGGTAATTCCGAAGTCGGATCAAAGTGGTCTTCTGCATCCACTGAAGGCTGGAGATGCAAATGGAAAATCTTCCACTGCATTGAATGGACCACTTGTTTTAAGTTCCCCTGCAATATCATTGGCTGCAATTTCGTCTTGTGATACCAATCAAATATCCACAGCTAGCTATGGTGTATTTAACCCTTCAACCAGCATTGCAAGCTTTGGCTCTAATGGGAATGGCACTAGTACTTCAGCCGCTATCAGTGGCAGTCTTTTTGGGTCAAATGTGTCACCTTCAGTTTTTGGTGAACCTGTGGCCACATTTGGTGCGTTTGTAGATCCAACCACTACAGTTTCAGCAGCATTAACTGACAATGATTCAGCATTAGTTGATTTGAAAACCAAAGCTGAGAAAGAACCAAATTTCGTCTCCTCAAGTGGAAAGCATTCTGCTTATGCCTCATTCACTGCTGCCAACTCTGGAAGTGGCGCTTCGGGACTTGATACTTCTGCCAGTTATTCAAGTGCGAATGATCTTCACCGTTCTCCTTTTGCTGGTGCCAATAAATTTTTGGTGTCTGGTGTTGAAACTGTCTCACAAAGCACATCAACACAATCTGTTTCATCTGTATTTCTACCATCCTCAAATATGAATTGCAGCATTTCTTTTGGCACTTCCTCATCCAATTCTCAGTTTGCTCAGCACCAAACTCTTGGCTTTAATTCTTCACCCTTTTCATCAGATTCCATTGCTGTTGCTTCCATTAGTGAGCCAGCAAAGAGTTTATTCGGATCAGCTGGGAGTTCTGTTATGACTTCAGTCCCTAACACTGCTAGCTCTTTCAGCAGTGGCGCTTCTGGGATATTTAAGTTTGATGCCAGCTCTTTGGTTCCCTCTTCATTCCCCAACACTGCTAGCTCTTTCAGCAGTGGTGCTTCTGATATATTTAAGCATGGTGCTAGTAACTTCTTAAGCTCCAATACCACCCCTTCTAATGTATTTGGTTCTACTTCTCCATTTATGGGATTTTCATTTGGGGCATCTTCAGCTACCTTCGCTCCTACAAGTGCTAATCCCGCAGTTTTTAATTCAACCACCAGTTCATCCAGTCCCTTTTTTCAATTTGGCGCTGCTTCTCCAGCCATGATTTCACCCACACCGTCTCCAAATATCACACAACCAATGTTTGGGAACGGACCTTGTAGTTCTGCAGTTTCTCCTGGAAATGGTGACCAAATGAATACAGACGATAGCATGGCTGAGGATCCGGTGCAGTATTCTGCCCCTTCTATTCCTGTATTTGGTCAACCAGCTGTCTCTCCATCTCCCTCAGGCTTCGTGTTTGGATCAACAGTTGCACCGCCAGCAAATCCCTTCGCGTTTGGCGGACAACAAAATCAAGTTACTCCACAGAACCCATCTCCATTTCAGGGATCTGGTGGCAGTTTCTCATTGGGCAGTGGTGGTGGTGACAAGTCAACACGAAAGTTTATAAAAGCAAATAGAAATAAGAACAGGAAGAAGTGA
- the LOC140881137 gene encoding uncharacterized protein isoform X2 encodes MATSGEGEATAAATSGAGGKFRKITFRRGHRPTTPYDRPPAPVRGIDSHNKGRNDSGSLFAKLVVDPASKLINYGAHRFLASVFRKRLPPTPPQPTEVNGDLIAEPHEDQSGAQKPEGGEFTQPLNSSSGSGISELEQLLNQKTFSRSEVDHLIELLQSRAVESSIRSEGQRTEKVVLDSGRHPIASRPLEENINKGDRSQGVMSTPIINSRVIDDDLPSPAELAKAYMGSRPSKLSPSMLGTRSLSENGFVTPESRGRLAIYSMARTPYSRNHPHSIQKGIRLTNIGNAGSSVSSYNSLVEQNEKFESKPLALKRKNSVLDDDLGSVGLIRRIRQKPNLLASKTSVTASGMESGSGSVLVSSKQKLPLIVKRSVSHTVGENQDDSNPSASYTHIPSRSSEVAARILQHLEKMTPKEKSPDSKLIKLRDKSPLRLTSSMLGGQAVKIKEDVVSPQLLLNIQDGQKMEDASTAVKNDVVDSLKAPGPDSETAHSIVKKGIPQPPLEERAFRMNAQEDDRANFYEIASGRLAEGKIPNDIPFVDNDALVTKEPMLLKANNQPKAVIPSGHNSNKTTKSGTFGGHMIGLGNGGTIFPPLSAAIQSEVNPHSGDLFGKLKGTKDLPPSSQFSSRTIDKFSPLPSGSSNGITVLKSENSSSLVNVLPSATGSQLVIPKSDQSGLLHPLKAGDANGKSSTALNGPLVLSSPAISLAAISSCDTNQISTASYGVFNPSTSIASFGSNGNGTSTSAAISGSLFGSNVSPSVFGEPVATFGAFVDPTTTVSAALTDNDSALVDLKTKAEKEPNFVSSSGKHSAYASFTAANSGSGASGLDTSASYSSANDLHRSPFAGANKFLVSGVETVSQSTSTQSVSSVFLPSSNMNCSISFGTSSSNSQFAQHQTLGFNSSPFSSDSIAVASISEPAKSLFGSAGSSVMTSVPNTASSFSSGASGIFKFDASSLVPSSFPNTASSFSSGASDIFKHGASNFLSSNTTPSNVFGSTSPFMGFSFGASSATFAPTSANPAVFNSTTSSSSPFFQFGAASPAMISPTPSPNITQPMFGNGPCSSAVSPGNGDQMNTDDSMAEDPVQYSAPSIPVFGQPAVSPSPSGFVFGSTVAPPANPFAFGGQQNQVTPQNPSPFQGSGGSFSLGSGGGDKSTRKFIKANRNKNRKK; translated from the exons ATGGCAACATCAGGCGAAGGCGAAGCCACAGCCGCCGCCACTTCCGGTGCCGGGGGTAAGTTTCGTAAAATTACTTTTCGTAGAGGGCACCGCCCAACTACGCCTTACGATCGGCCCCCCGCCCCTGTGCGAGGAATTGATAGTCATAACAAAGGTAGAAACGATAGTGGTAGCCTGTTCGCGAAGCTTGTGGTGGACCCTGCATCCAAGCTTATAAACTACGGTGCCCACCGCTTCTTAGCCTCAGTTTTTCGCAAGCGCCTCCCTCCGACGCCTCCGCAGCCTACAG AGGTAAATGGTGACTTGATCGCTGAGCCTCATGAG GATCAAAGTGGTGCACAAAAGCCTGAAGGCGGTGAATTCACCCAGCCTTTAAATAGTTCAAGTGGCAGTGGGATCTCTGAACTCGAGCAACTGCTGAACCAGAAGACCTTCAGCAG GTCTGAGGTTGACCATTTGATAGAACTATTGCAATCAAGGGCTGTAGAATCTTCTATCAGATCCGAAGGTCAAAGAACCGAGAAGGTGGTATTAGATTCTGGAAGGCATCCGATTGCCAGTCGTCCATTGGAAGAAAACATAAATAAGGGAGATAGATCTCAAGGAGTTATGTCAACTCCGATTATTAATTCTAGA GTCATTGATGATGATCTGCCTTCTCCTGCTGAACTAGCCAAAGCTTACATGGGAAGTAGACCTTCCAAATTATCACCGTCAATGTTAGGAACGCGAAGTTTATCAG AGAATGGTTTTGTAACGCCGGAGTCTCGAGGAAGACTGGCTATTTACAGCATGGCCCGCACCCCATATTCTAGAAATCATCCACATTCTATCCAAAAG GGAATTCGATTAACTAATATTGGTAATGCTGGGTCATCAGTGTCATCATATAATTCGCTAGTGGAGCAGAATGAAAAATTTGAGTCTAAACCCTTG GCCTTAAAGCGGAAGAATTCAGTATTAGATGATGATCTTGGATCTGTTGGTCTAATTCGGAGAATCAGACAGAAACCTAACCTATTAGCTTCTAAAACTTCTGTTACTGCCAGTGGAATGGAAAGCGGTTCTGGTTCTGTGCTTGTTTCTTCAAAACAGAAGCTACCTTTAATTGTTAAACGTAGTGTCTCACACACTGTTGGGGAGAATCAGGATGACAGCAACCCAAGTGCAAGTTATACTCATATTCCTTCCAGATCCAGTGAGGTGGCTGCTAGAATTTTGCAGCATCTTGAAAAGATGACTCCAAAGGAAAAGTCACCTGATTCCAAGTTAATTAAGTTGCGGGATAAATCTCCTCTTAGATTGACATCCAGTATGCTTGGCGGACAAGCTGTAAAGATCAAGGAGGATGTTGTGTCTCCGCAGTTGCTTCTGAATATTCAAGATGGACAAAAAATGGAGGATGCGTCCACTGCAGTGAAGAATGATGTTGTGGACTCCTTGAAAGCTCCTGGGCCTGATAGCGAAACTGCTCATTCTATTGTTAAAAAAGGGATTCCTCAACCTCCTCTTGAGGAGAGAGCTTTTAGGATGAATGCACAAGAG GATGATCGTGCCAATTTTTATGAGATTGCATCTGGACGATTGGCTGAAGGAAAAATACCAAATGACATTCCTTTTGTTGACAATGATGCCTTAGTTACCAAAGAACCCATGCTTCTGAAAGCAAATAATCAGCCAAAAGCTGTAATTCCTTCAGgtcataattcaaacaaaacaACCAAAAGTGGCACTTTTGGTGGGCACATGATTGGACTAGGAAATGGTGGCACCATTTTTCCTCCTCTAAGTGCAGCAATCCAATCTGAAGTTAATCCTCATTCAGGTGATTTGTTTGGAAAACTAAAGGGAACCAAGGATTTGCCTCCCTCGTCTCAATTCAGCTCTAGGACTATTGATAAATTTTCCCCTTTGCCTTCTGGATCAAGCAACGGAATTACAGTCCTGAAATCAGAAAACTCCAGCAG CTTGGTTAATGTTCTTCCTTCTGCAACTGGCTCGCAGTTGGTAATTCCGAAGTCGGATCAAAGTGGTCTTCTGCATCCACTGAAGGCTGGAGATGCAAATGGAAAATCTTCCACTGCATTGAATGGACCACTTGTTTTAAGTTCCCCTGCAATATCATTGGCTGCAATTTCGTCTTGTGATACCAATCAAATATCCACAGCTAGCTATGGTGTATTTAACCCTTCAACCAGCATTGCAAGCTTTGGCTCTAATGGGAATGGCACTAGTACTTCAGCCGCTATCAGTGGCAGTCTTTTTGGGTCAAATGTGTCACCTTCAGTTTTTGGTGAACCTGTGGCCACATTTGGTGCGTTTGTAGATCCAACCACTACAGTTTCAGCAGCATTAACTGACAATGATTCAGCATTAGTTGATTTGAAAACCAAAGCTGAGAAAGAACCAAATTTCGTCTCCTCAAGTGGAAAGCATTCTGCTTATGCCTCATTCACTGCTGCCAACTCTGGAAGTGGCGCTTCGGGACTTGATACTTCTGCCAGTTATTCAAGTGCGAATGATCTTCACCGTTCTCCTTTTGCTGGTGCCAATAAATTTTTGGTGTCTGGTGTTGAAACTGTCTCACAAAGCACATCAACACAATCTGTTTCATCTGTATTTCTACCATCCTCAAATATGAATTGCAGCATTTCTTTTGGCACTTCCTCATCCAATTCTCAGTTTGCTCAGCACCAAACTCTTGGCTTTAATTCTTCACCCTTTTCATCAGATTCCATTGCTGTTGCTTCCATTAGTGAGCCAGCAAAGAGTTTATTCGGATCAGCTGGGAGTTCTGTTATGACTTCAGTCCCTAACACTGCTAGCTCTTTCAGCAGTGGCGCTTCTGGGATATTTAAGTTTGATGCCAGCTCTTTGGTTCCCTCTTCATTCCCCAACACTGCTAGCTCTTTCAGCAGTGGTGCTTCTGATATATTTAAGCATGGTGCTAGTAACTTCTTAAGCTCCAATACCACCCCTTCTAATGTATTTGGTTCTACTTCTCCATTTATGGGATTTTCATTTGGGGCATCTTCAGCTACCTTCGCTCCTACAAGTGCTAATCCCGCAGTTTTTAATTCAACCACCAGTTCATCCAGTCCCTTTTTTCAATTTGGCGCTGCTTCTCCAGCCATGATTTCACCCACACCGTCTCCAAATATCACACAACCAATGTTTGGGAACGGACCTTGTAGTTCTGCAGTTTCTCCTGGAAATGGTGACCAAATGAATACAGACGATAGCATGGCTGAGGATCCGGTGCAGTATTCTGCCCCTTCTATTCCTGTATTTGGTCAACCAGCTGTCTCTCCATCTCCCTCAGGCTTCGTGTTTGGATCAACAGTTGCACCGCCAGCAAATCCCTTCGCGTTTGGCGGACAACAAAATCAAGTTACTCCACAGAACCCATCTCCATTTCAGGGATCTGGTGGCAGTTTCTCATTGGGCAGTGGTGGTGGTGACAAGTCAACACGAAAGTTTATAAAAGCAAATAGAAATAAGAACAGGAAGAAGTGA